TTGGTGGCGGAGAACATCGCTTTCCAGCTGGAACGGCGGGTGGCTTTCCGGAGGGCGATGAAACAGGTGGTCCAGCGGGCGATGCGCATGGGGGCGAAAGGGATTAAGGTGGCGGTTAGCGGTCGTCTGGCGGGCGCGGAAATCGCCCGTACCGAATGGAACAGCGACGGAAAGGTTCCACTTCATACCCTGCGGGCGGATATTGATTACGGCTTTGCTGAAGCGAATACAACTTACGGCAAAATCGGGGTGAAGTCCTGGATTTATAAGGGCGAGATCCTGCCGGAGCGTGCGTCAGGTTCGAGGAGGTAGAGAAGAATGTTACAGCCCAAAAGGGTGAAATTTCGGAAACAGCACCGGGGGCGGATGACCGGAAAGGTCAAGGGCGGAAATGTTGTCACCTTTGGCGATTTCGGGCTTGAAGCCCTCGAACCCGCCTGGGTAACGGCGCGTCAGATTGAAGCCGCCCGGGTGGCGATGACCCGCCATGTCCGGCGCGGTGGGCAGGTTTGGATCAGGATATTTCCTGATAAACCGGTTACGGCGAAACCGGCGGAAACCAGGATGGGTAGCGGCAAGGGTTCCCCGGAGCATTGGGTGGCGGTGGTTAAACCGGGAAGAATTCTCTTTGAGATAGGTGGGATTCCTGAAGAACTGGCCCGTGAGGCGATGCGCTTGGCGGCGCACAAGCTGCCCATGAAAACCAAGTTCGTAAAGCGTGAGGGAGCTGGTGAGGCCAATGAAGGTTAATGAAATA
This window of the Bacillota bacterium genome carries:
- the rplP gene encoding 50S ribosomal protein L16 encodes the protein MLQPKRVKFRKQHRGRMTGKVKGGNVVTFGDFGLEALEPAWVTARQIEAARVAMTRHVRRGGQVWIRIFPDKPVTAKPAETRMGSGKGSPEHWVAVVKPGRILFEIGGIPEELAREAMRLAAHKLPMKTKFVKREGAGEANEG